A segment of the Egicoccus sp. AB-alg2 genome:
CCTCGTTGTTCCCGCGACGACGCGCCGCGGCGAGGGCGGCGCCGCACCCATCCGAGGCGAGGTTGGACGGGCAGCACCCCGCACCGTCGGCGCCGCCGGCCCAGCCGGGCGGCGGGTTCCGCTACGTCCCCGAACCGCCGGCCGGCGGCGGCGGACGCTTCCTCCTCGACGCGCTGCGCCGCCGGCGGGGCGGTCGCGTCCTGCTCTCCACGCTGACCGTGACGCTGTTCGTGGCCGGTGCCGGACTCTTCGCCTACCCGCTGCTGACCGACCTCTACGCCGACCGCGTGGTCCAGCAGCAACTCGCCGGCGAGTTCGAGCGCCTCGAGGCCGCCGACTGGCAGCCGGCGGCCAGCGCTGGCTCGCCGCTGACACGCATCCTGATCCCCGACCTCGACGTCGACACGATCGTCGTCGCCGGCACCACCCCGGCGGCGCTGCGCGCCGGCGCCGGTCACTACCCCGACACGCCGCTGCCCGGCGCCGTCGGCAACGTCGGTATCGCCGGCCATCGCACCACCTACGGGCGGCCCTTCAACCGGATCGACGAACTGGCCGTCGGCGACGAGATCTGGCTGCTGACCCCGGCGGGGGACCACCGCTACGTCGTGACCGCCCCACCCGACGACGGCGACTGCCAGCCCCTGGCGGATGGCGCGGGCTGCCTCACGCATCCCTACGACTGGAGCGTGGTCGCGCCCAGCGACCAGGCACTGCTGACGCTGACCACCTGTCACCCCAAGGGCTCGGCGGCCCAGCGGCTGGTCGTGCGCGCCGAACTCGCCGACTCCCATCCCGCCGGTACCCGCGCACCCGCGACGCCCGAGCAGGACGACGCGCCGGCCGGCGTGTGACGACCATCGAGATCGCCGTGACCCGACGTCTGCTGCGCGCGCTGCCGCCCGCCGTGCTGCTGCTCCTCGCGCTGCCGGTCGCGGCCGGTGCGGCGGGCGCCGCGCTCCGCGCCCCCGCGGACGGCGTGGTCACCGGCGCCGGCGACCTGGTCGTGCGCGTCACCACCGACCGGATGGAGGTCCTCGAGCACATCGAGGTTTCGCTGCGGCGCGGCGACGCGGAGGTCACCGACGCCCAGCGACCGGTGCTCTGTGACGGTCGCGAGGCCTGCTCGCAGCGCGAGGCCGACCACGTGCTCGCCTTCGACCCGCGCTCGGGCGCGCCGTTCCTGACCGATACCGCCCGCATCCTGCCCAACGGCTCCTACGTCCTTCGGCTGCACCTCGCCCGGCCGCTGGCCCGAGAACGCGACACCCTCGACCTGCCGATCACCCTGTCCGCGCCACCGAGCGCGCCCGCCGACGTCGTTGGCGACCTCGACGGCGACGAGGTGGTGCTCCGGTGGGCGCCCGCACCCGAGCCCGACGTCACGGGGTACCGGGTGGAGCACGCGCGGAATGGCGACTGGGCGGTGCTCGCCGACCTGCCCGCGGACGCCACCACCCTGGGCGACCGACCTGGTCCCGGCCGGCACGCCTACCGGTTGGTCGCCCTGCGCCCCGACGGACGCGGCGCCACCTACGAGGCCGCCTCCCCCGAGGTGGTCGTCGAGGTGGCGCCGTCCACCGGCGCCGGCCCCGCCCCCGACGACCCGGCCGCGGTCGGCGACGGCGCGAGTCGCGACGGTTCGGGCGGCGACCCGGCTGGCGGCGACGGAGAATCGCAGCCGAACCCCGAGGCCGGCGCCGGCGACGGCACCCACCGCGACGCGGACGGGCGCCCGGACGCACGGCCGCGGGCGACCCCGCCGGACGTGCCCACCGGCAGCGCCGACATCCCGTCGCTCGAA
Coding sequences within it:
- a CDS encoding sortase, yielding SLFPRRRAAARAAPHPSEARLDGQHPAPSAPPAQPGGGFRYVPEPPAGGGGRFLLDALRRRRGGRVLLSTLTVTLFVAGAGLFAYPLLTDLYADRVVQQQLAGEFERLEAADWQPAASAGSPLTRILIPDLDVDTIVVAGTTPAALRAGAGHYPDTPLPGAVGNVGIAGHRTTYGRPFNRIDELAVGDEIWLLTPAGDHRYVVTAPPDDGDCQPLADGAGCLTHPYDWSVVAPSDQALLTLTTCHPKGSAAQRLVVRAELADSHPAGTRAPATPEQDDAPAGV